One genomic region from Sphingomonas paeninsulae encodes:
- the prfA gene encoding peptide chain release factor 1: MISISDARIAAIEARKDELQAQLSSGEVPAERFVALSKEYAEVEPVAEAARELRRLRAERETLGAMATDSDPEIREMAADELQTILAQLPEAERSLALKLLPRDAADERAAMLEIRAGTGGDEAALFAGDLFRMYSRYAEERGWKVEIISASPADMGGYKEVVASLNGTGVFARLKFESGVHRVQRVPVTESGGRIHTSAATVAVLPEAEEVDVQINDNDLRIDVYRSSGPGGQSVNTTDSAVRIVHLPTGLIVIQQDEKSQHKNKAKALKVLRTRLYELERSRLDDERSGARKAMVGSGDRSERIRTYNFPQGRVTDHRINLTLHRLPEILEGAMDELLGALIAEDEAARLGALGD; the protein is encoded by the coding sequence TTGATCTCCATCTCCGATGCCCGCATCGCTGCCATCGAAGCCCGCAAGGACGAGCTCCAGGCCCAGCTCTCCAGCGGTGAAGTCCCCGCCGAACGCTTCGTCGCGCTCTCAAAAGAATATGCCGAAGTCGAACCCGTAGCCGAAGCCGCCCGCGAACTTCGCCGCCTGCGCGCCGAACGCGAAACGCTTGGGGCAATGGCAACCGACAGCGACCCTGAAATCCGCGAAATGGCCGCCGACGAACTTCAGACGATCCTCGCTCAGCTTCCCGAAGCAGAACGTTCGCTGGCACTGAAACTGCTCCCCCGCGACGCCGCCGATGAACGCGCTGCCATGCTGGAAATCCGCGCCGGAACCGGCGGCGACGAAGCCGCTTTGTTCGCTGGCGACTTGTTCCGCATGTACTCACGCTACGCCGAGGAACGTGGCTGGAAGGTCGAGATCATCTCTGCCAGCCCCGCCGACATGGGCGGGTACAAGGAGGTCGTCGCGTCGCTGAACGGGACAGGGGTGTTCGCGCGCCTGAAATTCGAAAGCGGCGTCCACCGTGTCCAGCGCGTGCCCGTCACCGAATCGGGTGGCCGCATCCACACCTCCGCCGCAACCGTCGCCGTCCTTCCCGAAGCAGAGGAAGTCGATGTCCAGATCAACGACAACGATCTGCGGATCGACGTCTATCGCTCGTCCGGTCCCGGCGGCCAGTCGGTCAACACCACCGACAGTGCCGTCCGCATCGTCCATTTGCCGACGGGCCTGATCGTTATTCAGCAGGATGAAAAGTCGCAGCACAAGAACAAGGCCAAGGCGTTGAAGGTGCTGCGGACGCGGCTGTACGAACTCGAACGCTCACGGCTGGACGACGAACGATCGGGCGCGCGCAAGGCAATGGTCGGTTCCGGTGACCGTTCCGAACGCATCCGCACCTATAACTTTCCGCAGGGGCGCGTGACTGATCATCGGATCAACCTGACCTTGCATCGTCTGCCCGAAATCCTTGAGGGCGCGATGGACGAATTGCTGGGCGCGCTGATCGCCGAGGACGAAGCCGCAAGGCTGGGCGCGCTGGGTGATTGA
- the prmC gene encoding peptide chain release factor N(5)-glutamine methyltransferase: protein MIDLFQATEALKKVSDTPRLDAELLLAKALGITRDALILGEKRPIPSTFVTLLNRRLAHEPIAYILETRDFWSISLRVTPAVLIPRPDSETLIEAALAHFGAQGPTRILDLGTGSGALLLAALAEWPNSSGLGVDASAEALAIARENAENLGLSSRAEFQQNNWANGVAQTFTLILCNPPYIESSATLDPQVSDYEPPSALYAGPHGLSDYRIIAPQLKNLLSPSGIACIEIGSTQRLAVTELLESHGMAVIFRKDLAGHDRCLIASHK, encoded by the coding sequence GTGATTGATCTGTTTCAGGCGACAGAAGCCCTGAAAAAAGTCTCCGATACGCCCCGTCTCGATGCCGAACTTTTGCTCGCTAAAGCGCTCGGAATCACCCGCGATGCGCTGATTCTGGGCGAAAAGCGTCCCATACCGTCCACTTTCGTTACATTGTTGAACCGTCGGCTGGCCCATGAACCGATCGCCTACATCCTCGAAACCCGCGATTTTTGGTCGATTTCTCTTCGTGTAACCCCCGCCGTCCTCATCCCGCGACCCGATAGCGAAACACTCATCGAAGCAGCCCTCGCGCACTTCGGTGCACAGGGTCCAACACGCATACTGGACTTGGGCACAGGCTCCGGCGCGCTGTTGCTGGCGGCACTGGCGGAATGGCCCAACTCCAGTGGCTTAGGCGTTGATGCGTCAGCTGAAGCTCTGGCGATCGCAAGAGAAAACGCCGAAAATCTAGGGCTCTCTTCAAGAGCAGAATTCCAACAAAACAACTGGGCAAATGGGGTAGCACAAACCTTCACTCTGATTCTCTGCAACCCCCCCTATATCGAATCCTCCGCGACCCTCGATCCTCAGGTTTCCGACTACGAACCCCCCTCTGCCCTCTACGCTGGACCCCATGGATTATCCGACTACCGCATCATCGCGCCGCAGCTGAAAAACCTGCTTTCCCCCAGCGGAATCGCCTGCATAGAGATCGGCTCGACCCAGCGGCTGGCGGTCACCGAACTGCTAGAATCGCACGGAATGGCCGTCATTTTCCGCAAGGATCTTGCGGGGCACGACCGTTGCCTGATCGCATCCCACAAATAA